The proteins below come from a single Acanthopagrus latus isolate v.2019 chromosome 4, fAcaLat1.1, whole genome shotgun sequence genomic window:
- the LOC119018753 gene encoding carbohydrate sulfotransferase 8-like isoform X5, whose product MQFPHFEASRQTATTGSREQDIGSLHVSKRQRKLLKTSPPINHTNKNVSSSSSSPSSSSSVSSSSPALGSFSPNILEARRKLMKEICAKYKSSISRTITRHHVKHLYVEDKYKLLYCQVPKAGCSNWKRTLMVLAGQAPNAQSIKHDTVHYGHHLKTLDNFDRQGIMHRLETYTKVMFVREPLERMVSAYRDKFENPNNYYHSLFGKPIISKYRVNPSRAALKTGSGVTFKEFVQYLLDVHRPVGMDIHWEQVNQLCNPCLIDYDFIGKFENMEEESNFVLRLTGAPPNITLPNFKDRNPTDTRTSMQITQKYFSQVSMLERQRVYDFYYMDYLMFNYSKPFKDLY is encoded by the coding sequence ATGCAGTTCCCACACTTTGAGGCGAGCAGACAGACGGCCACCACTGGGTCCCGGGAGCAGGACATAGGCTCCCTTCATGTCTCCAAAAGACAGCGCAAACTGCTGAAAACGAGCCCCCCGATCAACCACACCAACAAAAAtgtctcctcgtcctcttcctctccctcatcctcatcctcagtctcctcctcctcccctgctttAGGCTCTTTTTCCCCTAATATCCTGGAGGCACGGCGGAAACTGATGAAGGAGATCTGCGCCAAGTACAAAAGCAGCATCTCTAGGACAATCACACGCCATCACGTCAAGCACCTCTACGTGGAGGACAAGTACAAGTTGTTGTACTGCCAGGTGCCCAAGGCAGGCTGCTCCAACTGGAAGAGGACCCTGATGGTGCTGGCGGGCCAGGCGCCTAACGCTCAGAGCATTAAACACGACACAGTCCACTACGGCCACCATCTCAAGACGCTCGACAACTTTGACCGTCAGGGAATCATGCACCGTCTGGAGACATACACCAAAGTCATGTTCGTCCGCGAGCCCCTGGAGAGAATGGTGTCGGCGTACAGGGACAAGTTTGAAAACCCTAACAACTACTACCACTCCCTGTTTGGGAAACCAATCATTTCCAAGTACAGGGTGAACCCGTCCCGGGCCGCCTTGAAGACTGGCAGCGGCGTCACATTCAAGGAGTTTGTCCAGTACCTGCTGGACGTCCACCGGCCCGTGGGAATGGACATCCACTGGGAGCAGGTGAACCAGCTGTGCAACCCCTGTCTCATAGACTACGACTTCATCGGTAAGTTTgagaacatggaggaggagtCCAACTTTGTCCTGCGATTGACTGGGGCGCCACCCAACATCACACTGCCCAATTTTAAAGATAGGAACCCGACGGACACGAGGACCTCTATGCAGATCACGCAAAAATACTTTTCACAGGTCAGCATGCTGGAGAGGCAGCGGGTCTACGACTTCTACTACATGGACTATCTGATGTTTAACTACTCCAAGCCTTTCAAAGATTTATATTGA